The Acidobacteriota bacterium nucleotide sequence CAGGGCGAGGTGGGCACGGCGAGCGCCATGGCCGCCGCGGCGGCCTGCCACCTGCTGGGCGGCACGGTGCTCCAGGTCGAGTCGGCGGCGGAGATGGCGCTGGAGCACCACCTTGGGCTGACCTGCGACCCGGTGCAGGGGCTGGTGCAAATCCCGTGCATCGAGCGGAACGCCGTGGGCGCGGTCACCGCGCTCAACGCCGCCAACCTGGCGCTGCTCAGCAGCGGCGCCCACCGGATCAGCTTCGACCAGGTGGTGGCCACCATGAAGCAGGTGGGGCAGGACATGTCGGCGAAATACAAGGAAACCGCACTGGGCGGACTGGCGGCGGCGGATGTCGCGGCGCCCCGGCGCCCCGGTGCCGACGCGTGACGGCGAGCGACAATCTAGAAGGTGAGGTCGATGGATAAACAGGAACTGATGCGACTGCTGGCCGAGTTGATCGAGGAGTCGAAAGTGGGGCTGCTGGCCACGGTGGACGCCGACGGGCATCCGCACGTCCGGTGGATGGTGCCGGCCCTCCTGCGGGGCCGGGCCGGCTCGCTGTACACCGTCTCGGCGCCGGACGCGCCGAAGATCGCCCACCTGGAAGAACACCCCGACGTGGAATGGATCATCCAGACCCGGGCCATCCACCGCGTCATCAATCTGCGGGGTCGGATGTACGCGGTGGACAACCCCTCGCTGCGCAACGAGGTGCTCGAAACCATGGGCCGGCGACTGACCGCCTTCTGGCAGCAATCGGCCGACACCGCGTCCTTCGTGGTGCTGGAAACCGTGCTGGCGGAAGCGGCGTACTACCTGCCCATGAAGGGCATTCGGTTCGTCGTGCCGCTGGCGGAGTGACGCGATGGCCAAGCAAGAGGATCTCACAGCCTACGGGCGGGAACTGACCACGCAGCTGCTGCGGGACATGGTGCTGATGCGTCGGTTCGAGGAGAAGGCCGGCCAGATGTACGGCCTGCGCAAGATCGGCGGCTTCTGCCATCTTTACATCGGGCAGGAGGCCGTCGCCACCGGCGCGGTGGCGGCGC carries:
- a CDS encoding pyridoxamine 5'-phosphate oxidase family protein; protein product: MDKQELMRLLAELIEESKVGLLATVDADGHPHVRWMVPALLRGRAGSLYTVSAPDAPKIAHLEEHPDVEWIIQTRAIHRVINLRGRMYAVDNPSLRNEVLETMGRRLTAFWQQSADTASFVVLETVLAEAAYYLPMKGIRFVVPLAE